A genomic window from Cupriavidus basilensis includes:
- a CDS encoding LysR family transcriptional regulator, whose product MQLSRIDLNLFVVFDAIYSEGSITAAARQLNLTQPAVSHALGRMRLLFDDPLFERRGQGMAPTPLARSLATEVRTALQSFARTLQDTPHFDPAATVRRFTIGMRDALESTLLPPLMARVTAMAPQVEIAAIRFDRREMESELLAGTLDAAIDILLPVSPAIHHTPFMADPMVVLARRDHPLMKKELTLERYLAAEHVHVSSRRRGAGLEDQALHRMGLTRRVRLRCQHYAAACRVVSCTDLLATLPLRYARIANEPYANRLLSLPFKVPTLELHLYWHAGGENDGANRWLREQLLAVINALGGGVGEVAQD is encoded by the coding sequence ATGCAGCTATCCCGCATCGACCTGAATCTCTTCGTGGTGTTCGACGCTATTTATAGCGAAGGCAGCATCACGGCCGCCGCCCGCCAGCTCAACCTGACCCAGCCCGCGGTCAGCCACGCGCTGGGGCGCATGCGCCTCTTGTTCGACGACCCGCTATTCGAGCGGCGGGGGCAAGGCATGGCACCCACGCCGCTGGCGCGCTCGCTGGCCACCGAGGTGCGCACGGCCCTGCAATCCTTTGCCCGCACCTTGCAGGACACGCCGCACTTCGATCCGGCGGCCACGGTGCGCCGCTTCACCATTGGCATGCGCGATGCGCTGGAGTCCACCCTGCTGCCGCCGCTCATGGCGCGCGTGACCGCGATGGCGCCGCAGGTGGAGATCGCGGCGATCCGCTTCGACCGGCGCGAGATGGAGTCGGAACTGCTCGCCGGCACGCTCGACGCCGCCATCGATATCCTGCTGCCGGTGTCGCCGGCCATCCATCACACGCCTTTCATGGCCGACCCGATGGTGGTGCTGGCCCGCCGCGACCATCCGCTGATGAAGAAGGAGCTGACGCTGGAGCGCTACCTGGCCGCCGAGCATGTGCATGTGTCGTCCCGCCGGCGCGGGGCCGGACTGGAAGACCAGGCGCTGCACCGCATGGGCCTGACGCGCCGGGTGCGGCTGCGCTGCCAGCATTACGCCGCTGCCTGCAGGGTGGTGAGCTGCACCGACTTGCTGGCCACGCTGCCGCTGCGCTACGCGCGCATCGCCAACGAGCCCTATGCCAATCGCCTGCTCTCGCTGCCCTTCAAGGTGCCTACGTTGGAGCTGCACCTCTACTGGCATGCCGGCGGCGAGAACGATGGCGCCAATCGCTGGCTGCGCGAGCAGCTGCTGGCGGTGATCAACGCGCTCGGCGGCGGTGTGGGCGAGGTGGCGCAGGACTGA
- a CDS encoding RNA polymerase sigma factor, translating to MHASPRGAPPSPSSAGLSALPDTDLMLLVANGLIEQPVAELFRRHNAALYNYVAWLCQGNTGEAEDVTQKTWVKLMTRCADYQPSAALRTFLFQIARNTWLDQLRGAYERQRDMLDETHLALPADDLSPEAEAQLRQNLQGVRQALLALPAAQREVIVLRFFSEMSVEDIALTLGEKFETIKSRLRYAFARLRESLAATVPQEPLP from the coding sequence ATGCATGCCTCCCCACGTGGCGCCCCGCCCTCCCCATCCTCTGCCGGACTGTCCGCGCTGCCGGATACCGACCTGATGCTGCTGGTCGCCAACGGCCTGATCGAGCAGCCGGTGGCCGAGCTGTTCCGCCGCCACAACGCAGCGCTGTACAACTACGTGGCCTGGCTTTGCCAGGGCAACACCGGCGAGGCCGAGGACGTGACCCAGAAGACCTGGGTCAAGCTGATGACCCGCTGCGCGGACTACCAGCCCAGCGCGGCCCTGCGCACCTTCCTGTTCCAGATCGCGCGCAATACCTGGCTGGACCAGTTGCGCGGTGCCTACGAGCGCCAGCGCGACATGCTCGACGAGACGCACCTCGCCCTGCCGGCGGACGATCTCAGCCCCGAGGCCGAGGCGCAGCTGCGCCAGAACCTGCAGGGCGTGCGGCAAGCGCTGCTGGCGCTGCCGGCGGCGCAGCGCGAGGTGATCGTGCTGCGCTTCTTCAGCGAGATGAGCGTGGAGGACATCGCCCTGACGCTGGGCGAGAAGTTCGAAACCATCAAGAGCCGGCTGCGCTACGCCTTTGCGCGGCTGCGCGAGAGCCTGGCGGCCACGGTGCCGCAGGAGCCGCTGCCATGA
- a CDS encoding VWA domain-containing protein: MLKRLGALAIAFAVAACGGHSTTAPTPPDLPARADNAAPATQPVAPPPVAPAAPVQSVPTVPMAQARNTAPAAREAIAGAMADAYAPAMRAMPAPPMTLMARPKPYPQQLPGPDRERYGAIDENGVQQVAQAPVSTFSIDVDTGSYSNVRRLLNAGRLPPADAVRVEEMVNYFPYDYAQPRDGRPFAVHADAAPAPWQARNVLLRIGIKAADAARDSLPPANLVFLVDVSGSMYSPDKLPLLKSSLKLLTNALRAQDRITLVTYASGTRVVLPPTSGSDKATISSAIDSLAAGGSTAGASGIALAYQAAQQSFIAGGINRVLLATDGDFNVGITDLRQLKALVAEKRKSGVSLSTLGFGTGNYNDQMMEQLADAGDGAYSYIDNLMEGQKVLVEEFSSTLATVARDVKIQVEFNPATVKEYRLIGYENRALRREDFNNDQVDAGDIGAGHTVTALYELTLAGQPGLIEPLRYQPASPAAQPDKGTAGELAHIKLRYKLPQAQASELIDLTVQDSAVRPLAQADDALRFAAAVAGFGQILRGGNHVNGWTYADARTLALGARGTDRFGYRGEFIKLVDLAQALSTRAPLAQSGEPAREPPR; the protein is encoded by the coding sequence ATGCTTAAGCGCTTGGGAGCCTTGGCCATCGCCTTTGCGGTGGCCGCTTGCGGTGGTCATTCCACCACTGCCCCTACCCCGCCGGATCTGCCCGCGCGCGCCGACAACGCGGCACCGGCCACGCAGCCGGTGGCACCACCCCCGGTTGCCCCGGCCGCTCCCGTGCAGTCCGTGCCCACCGTACCCATGGCACAGGCCCGCAATACCGCGCCTGCCGCCAGGGAGGCGATCGCCGGCGCCATGGCCGATGCCTACGCGCCTGCCATGCGCGCCATGCCTGCGCCGCCCATGACCCTGATGGCACGCCCCAAGCCCTATCCGCAGCAGCTGCCCGGGCCAGACCGTGAGCGCTATGGCGCCATCGACGAGAACGGCGTGCAGCAGGTAGCGCAAGCGCCTGTCTCGACCTTCAGCATCGACGTCGACACCGGCAGCTACAGCAATGTGCGCCGCCTGCTCAATGCCGGCCGCCTGCCGCCGGCCGACGCGGTGCGCGTGGAGGAAATGGTCAACTACTTCCCGTACGACTACGCGCAGCCGCGCGACGGCCGGCCCTTTGCCGTGCACGCTGACGCCGCGCCCGCGCCATGGCAAGCGCGCAACGTGCTGCTGCGCATCGGCATCAAGGCGGCCGACGCGGCGCGCGACAGCCTGCCGCCGGCCAACCTGGTCTTCCTGGTCGATGTGTCGGGGTCGATGTATTCGCCCGACAAGCTGCCGCTGCTGAAGTCCTCGCTCAAGCTGCTGACCAACGCGCTGCGCGCGCAGGACCGCATCACGCTGGTGACCTACGCCAGCGGCACGCGCGTGGTGCTGCCGCCAACGTCGGGCAGCGACAAGGCAACCATCTCGTCGGCCATCGACTCCCTGGCAGCGGGCGGCTCGACCGCCGGCGCGAGCGGCATCGCGCTGGCCTACCAGGCTGCGCAGCAGAGCTTTATCGCGGGCGGCATCAACCGCGTGCTGCTAGCCACCGATGGCGATTTCAACGTGGGCATCACCGACTTGCGCCAGCTCAAGGCCCTGGTCGCGGAGAAGCGCAAGTCCGGCGTGTCTCTGTCCACGCTGGGCTTTGGCACCGGCAACTACAACGACCAGATGATGGAGCAACTGGCCGACGCGGGCGATGGCGCCTACTCGTACATCGACAACCTGATGGAAGGCCAGAAGGTGCTGGTCGAAGAGTTCAGCTCCACGCTGGCGACGGTGGCGCGCGACGTCAAGATCCAGGTCGAGTTCAACCCCGCCACGGTCAAGGAATACCGCCTGATCGGCTATGAAAACCGCGCGCTCAGGCGCGAGGATTTCAACAACGACCAGGTCGACGCCGGCGACATCGGCGCCGGCCACACCGTGACAGCGCTCTATGAACTGACGCTGGCGGGCCAGCCCGGCCTGATCGAGCCGCTGCGCTACCAGCCGGCGAGCCCCGCCGCCCAGCCGGACAAGGGCACCGCTGGCGAGCTGGCCCACATCAAGCTGCGCTACAAGCTGCCGCAGGCGCAAGCCAGCGAGCTGATCGACCTGACCGTGCAGGACAGCGCGGTGCGGCCGCTGGCGCAGGCCGACGATGCCTTGCGCTTCGCCGCGGCGGTAGCCGGCTTCGGCCAGATACTGCGTGGCGGCAATCATGTCAACGGCTGGACCTATGCCGACGCGCGCACCCTGGCGCTCGGCGCGCGCGGCACCGACCGCTTTGGCTACCGCGGCGAATTCATCAAGCTGGTCGACCTGGCGCAGGCCCTGTCCACGCGCGCCCCGCTGGCGCAAAGCGGCGAGCCTGCCAGGGAGCCGCCACGCTGA
- a CDS encoding Bug family tripartite tricarboxylate transporter substrate binding protein, with product MPSSRRTFLTQLSTLGATATLGSLGAAGTLLSSTAKAADWPTRPIRLVVPYPAGGSSDIIARLISRQLGEALGQPIVVDNRPGANGNIGAAMVAQAGADNHTLLLCDVGALAISPSVYTKLTFDPGKDLRGVSMLAYSPHLLVVHPSVQVSNLKELVDLSKRTQLNFAVTAIGSAPHLAGVAVAQATGAKWQYVPYKGGAQAVADTVGGTAQVLMNGMLATLPQVQAGKLKVIAVSKKTRMPLVGQVPTIAEQGVPGFESGTWQGVMAPAGMPDALVARISSELIRIIRSPEVRAQLAGQGAEVVTMTPPETNKFFVAERARWATVVKQADIRLD from the coding sequence ATGCCAAGCAGCCGCCGCACCTTCCTGACCCAACTCTCGACCCTGGGCGCAACCGCCACGCTTGGCAGCCTGGGCGCAGCCGGCACGCTGCTGTCGTCCACGGCGAAAGCCGCCGACTGGCCTACCCGCCCGATCCGGCTGGTTGTACCCTATCCCGCCGGCGGCTCATCCGACATCATTGCGCGCCTGATCAGCCGCCAGCTCGGCGAGGCGCTCGGCCAACCCATCGTGGTGGATAACCGCCCAGGCGCCAACGGCAATATCGGCGCCGCCATGGTCGCGCAGGCCGGCGCCGACAATCACACGTTGCTGCTGTGCGATGTCGGCGCGCTGGCCATCAGCCCGTCCGTCTACACCAAACTCACGTTCGATCCCGGCAAGGACCTGAGGGGCGTTTCCATGCTGGCGTATTCGCCGCATCTGCTGGTGGTCCATCCCTCGGTGCAGGTCAGTAACCTCAAGGAACTGGTGGACCTGTCCAAGCGCACCCAGCTCAACTTCGCCGTGACCGCCATCGGCAGCGCGCCGCACCTGGCGGGCGTGGCGGTGGCGCAGGCTACCGGCGCGAAGTGGCAGTACGTGCCATACAAAGGCGGTGCGCAGGCGGTGGCCGATACCGTGGGCGGCACCGCCCAGGTGCTGATGAACGGCATGCTGGCGACGCTGCCCCAGGTGCAGGCCGGCAAGCTGAAGGTGATCGCGGTGTCCAAGAAGACCCGCATGCCGCTGGTGGGGCAAGTGCCTACCATCGCCGAGCAAGGGGTGCCGGGCTTCGAGTCTGGCACCTGGCAAGGCGTGATGGCGCCCGCGGGCATGCCCGATGCGCTGGTGGCACGCATCAGCAGCGAACTGATCCGCATCATCCGCTCGCCGGAAGTGCGCGCGCAGCTCGCCGGCCAGGGGGCGGAAGTGGTGACCATGACGCCACCGGAGACAAACAAGTTCTTCGTCGCCGAGCGGGCACGCTGGGCAACCGTGGTGAAGCAGGCCGACATCCGGCTCGACTGA
- a CDS encoding phosphotransferase, translating to MSTNVSNFEGTREVAEQQRFDMAALEAWMREHVAGFAGPLSIEQFKGGQSNPTFKLITPGQTYVMRAKPGPKSKLLPSAHAIEREYRVMAALAGTDVPVARMYALCEDETVIGRAFYIMEFVAGRVLWDQSLPDMTPAERAAIYDEMNRVISALHTVDYKAIGLGDYGKPGNYFSRQIERWTKQYKLSETESIPAMDSLMAWLPEHIPQEDADLTSIVHGDYRLDNLMFHPTEPRVLAVLDWELSTLGHPMADFGYHCMSWHIAPGQFRGIAGLDHAGLGIPDEATYRRTYEQRTGRPITGDWNFYLAFSMFRIAGILQGIMKRVVDGTASSAQAADAGKRARPMAEMGWEYAKKAKQ from the coding sequence ATGAGCACCAACGTTTCGAATTTCGAAGGCACCCGCGAGGTAGCCGAGCAGCAACGCTTTGACATGGCCGCGCTGGAAGCCTGGATGCGCGAGCATGTCGCCGGCTTTGCCGGCCCGCTCTCCATCGAGCAGTTCAAGGGCGGCCAGTCCAACCCCACCTTCAAGCTGATCACGCCGGGCCAGACCTACGTGATGCGCGCCAAGCCGGGCCCCAAGTCCAAGCTGCTGCCTTCGGCCCACGCCATCGAGCGCGAATACCGCGTGATGGCCGCACTGGCCGGCACCGATGTGCCAGTGGCCAGGATGTACGCGCTGTGCGAAGACGAAACCGTGATCGGCCGCGCCTTCTACATCATGGAATTCGTCGCCGGGCGCGTGCTGTGGGACCAGTCGCTGCCCGACATGACGCCGGCCGAGCGCGCCGCCATCTACGACGAGATGAACCGCGTCATCTCCGCGCTGCACACCGTCGACTACAAGGCCATCGGCCTGGGCGACTACGGCAAGCCGGGCAACTACTTCTCGCGCCAGATCGAGCGCTGGACCAAGCAGTACAAGCTGTCCGAGACCGAGAGCATCCCGGCCATGGACTCGCTGATGGCCTGGCTGCCCGAGCATATCCCGCAGGAAGACGCCGATCTTACGTCCATCGTGCATGGCGACTACCGGCTGGACAACCTCATGTTCCACCCCACCGAGCCCCGCGTGCTGGCCGTCCTCGACTGGGAACTGTCCACGCTGGGGCACCCGATGGCCGACTTCGGCTACCACTGCATGAGCTGGCACATCGCCCCGGGACAGTTCCGCGGCATCGCTGGCCTGGACCATGCCGGACTTGGCATCCCTGACGAGGCCACTTACCGCCGTACCTACGAGCAACGCACCGGCCGGCCGATCACCGGTGACTGGAATTTCTACCTGGCGTTCAGCATGTTCCGGATTGCCGGCATCCTGCAGGGGATCATGAAGCGCGTGGTGGACGGGACGGCCTCCTCCGCGCAGGCCGCGGATGCAGGAAAGCGTGCCCGGCCGATGGCGGAAATGGGCTGGGAGTACGCAAAGAAGGCAAAGCAATAA
- a CDS encoding histidine phosphatase family protein, with the protein MELPPSPRRRIYLMRHGAVTYFDETGRPALPELVPLNETGRVQASAAGRAFAAENIGFDRIIVSGLPRTVETAERVVAALPGMADAAMETWPELQEIRGGKLQGISDDKLRDAFIGAFEGEVPEDKRFLDGESVGEFLDRVLPALRRLRDDPNWDTALLVLHGGTNRAILSHAITCGRRVFYGSLMQTAGCINVLDVGDDPLDWVVRMMNYSPPTPVHSGTRHTTMEVLLHQYLRFRDLRGPAS; encoded by the coding sequence ATGGAATTGCCGCCCTCGCCCCGCCGCCGCATCTACCTGATGCGCCATGGCGCGGTGACCTACTTCGACGAGACCGGGCGCCCCGCGCTGCCCGAGCTGGTGCCGCTCAACGAGACCGGGCGCGTGCAGGCCAGCGCGGCTGGCCGTGCCTTTGCCGCCGAGAACATTGGCTTTGACCGCATCATCGTCAGCGGGCTGCCGCGCACGGTGGAGACCGCCGAGCGCGTGGTGGCGGCGTTGCCCGGCATGGCCGATGCCGCGATGGAAACCTGGCCCGAGCTGCAGGAAATCCGCGGCGGCAAGCTGCAAGGCATCAGCGACGACAAGCTGCGCGATGCCTTTATCGGCGCCTTCGAAGGCGAAGTGCCCGAAGACAAGCGCTTCCTCGATGGCGAGAGCGTGGGTGAATTCCTTGACCGCGTGCTGCCTGCGCTGCGCCGCCTGCGCGACGACCCGAACTGGGACACCGCCCTGCTGGTCCTGCATGGCGGCACCAACCGCGCCATCCTCTCCCACGCCATCACCTGCGGGCGCCGCGTGTTCTACGGCAGCCTGATGCAAACCGCCGGCTGCATCAATGTGCTGGACGTGGGCGACGATCCGCTGGACTGGGTGGTGCGCATGATGAACTACTCGCCGCCCACGCCAGTGCACAGCGGTACGCGCCACACCACCATGGAAGTGTTGCTGCATCAATATCTGCGCTTTCGCGACCTGCGCGGGCCGGCCAGCTAG
- a CDS encoding oxepin-CoA hydrolase, alternative type: MTAQLLSERVDTTLVLTISNPEARNALHPDIYAASQQALELASRDDEIRAVVITGADGVFCAGGNLNRLLGNRAKPREVQAESIEVLNHWIETLHAFPKPIIAAVEGPAAGAGFSLVLACDFVVAASDAKFVMAYVNVGLTPDGGGSYELARALPRQLASELIMEGKPVDAARLAHFGLVNRVVPPGQALTEALRLGESLATRSPHAMGRIKGLINHAATASLTEHLAQERDNFVAALHHKDGGEGIGAFLEKRKPNYR, translated from the coding sequence ATGACCGCACAGCTGCTATCCGAACGCGTCGACACCACCCTGGTGCTGACCATCTCGAACCCCGAGGCACGCAACGCGCTGCATCCGGACATCTACGCGGCCTCGCAGCAAGCGCTTGAGCTGGCCTCGCGCGACGACGAAATCCGCGCGGTGGTGATCACCGGCGCCGATGGCGTGTTCTGCGCCGGCGGCAACCTCAACCGCCTGCTTGGCAACCGCGCCAAGCCGCGCGAGGTGCAAGCCGAGAGCATCGAAGTCCTGAACCACTGGATCGAAACGCTGCACGCCTTCCCCAAGCCGATCATCGCCGCCGTGGAAGGCCCCGCGGCGGGCGCCGGCTTCTCGCTGGTGCTCGCCTGCGATTTCGTGGTGGCCGCCAGCGACGCCAAGTTCGTGATGGCCTACGTCAACGTTGGCCTGACGCCTGACGGCGGTGGCTCGTACGAGCTGGCCCGCGCCCTGCCCCGGCAGCTCGCCTCCGAACTGATCATGGAAGGCAAGCCCGTGGATGCCGCGCGCCTGGCGCATTTCGGGCTGGTCAACCGCGTGGTGCCGCCCGGCCAGGCGCTGACCGAAGCGCTGCGCCTGGGCGAATCGCTGGCCACGCGCTCGCCGCACGCCATGGGCCGCATCAAGGGCCTGATCAACCACGCCGCCACCGCCAGCCTGACCGAGCACCTGGCGCAAGAACGCGACAACTTCGTGGCCGCGCTGCATCACAAGGATGGCGGTGAAGGCATCGGCGCCTTCCTGGAAAAGCGCAAGCCGAACTACCGCTAA
- a CDS encoding 3-hydroxyacyl-CoA dehydrogenase translates to MSTFTIDSLGIVGTGAMGRGIAQIAAQAGLTVSLYDTNPQAVAAARQYLQDTFAKLAEKGKMSAEDGAAALARVLPCNVLEDLAGCDMVLEAIVEKLEVKRDLVARLEAVLRADAVIASNTSSLSITAIAVGAKQPGRIAGYHFFNPVPLMKVVEVIDGLSGDPAVGDALMALSRRLGHTPVRCKDMPGFIVNHAGRGMNIEGLKVAQEGVADFADIDAIMREQAGFRMGPFELMDLTGLDVSHPVMESIYNQFYQEPRYRPSPITAIRSVGGLIGRKAGAGFYRYADGQKQLPATAALPAARPASVWVSRADERGHDMAVKLILALGMTPEAGNHPSGDALIVVTPLGLDATTCALQEGLDPARVIAIDTLLPFEATKRRTLMTTPATSAAMREAAHGLFGSDGVPVTVIRDSAGFVAQRIISCIVNIASDIAQQRIATPVDIDLAVNLGLGYPKGPLALGDVIGPHLVLTVLRNLERLTGDMRYRPSPWLWRRAGLKLSLLAEEQ, encoded by the coding sequence ATGAGCACTTTCACCATTGACTCGCTTGGCATCGTCGGCACCGGCGCCATGGGCCGGGGCATTGCCCAGATCGCCGCGCAGGCCGGGCTGACCGTCAGCCTGTACGATACCAACCCGCAAGCCGTGGCCGCCGCCCGGCAATACCTGCAGGATACCTTCGCCAAGCTCGCCGAAAAGGGCAAGATGAGCGCCGAGGACGGCGCCGCCGCGCTGGCCCGCGTGCTGCCCTGCAATGTGCTGGAAGACCTGGCCGGCTGCGACATGGTGCTCGAGGCCATCGTCGAGAAGCTCGAAGTCAAGCGTGACCTGGTCGCCAGGCTCGAAGCCGTCCTGCGTGCGGATGCCGTGATTGCCTCCAACACGTCATCGCTGTCGATCACCGCGATCGCGGTGGGCGCCAAGCAACCTGGCCGCATCGCCGGCTACCACTTCTTCAACCCGGTGCCGCTGATGAAGGTGGTCGAGGTGATCGACGGCTTGTCCGGCGACCCTGCCGTGGGAGACGCGCTGATGGCGCTGTCGCGCCGCCTGGGCCATACGCCGGTGCGCTGCAAGGACATGCCCGGCTTTATCGTCAATCATGCCGGCCGCGGCATGAATATCGAAGGCCTGAAGGTCGCGCAGGAAGGCGTGGCCGACTTCGCCGACATCGACGCCATCATGCGCGAGCAGGCGGGCTTTCGCATGGGCCCCTTCGAGCTGATGGACCTGACCGGGCTGGACGTGTCGCACCCGGTGATGGAATCCATCTACAACCAGTTCTACCAGGAGCCGCGCTACCGGCCGTCGCCCATCACGGCGATCCGCTCGGTGGGCGGCCTGATCGGCCGCAAGGCCGGTGCCGGTTTCTACCGCTATGCCGACGGCCAGAAGCAGCTGCCCGCCACCGCCGCCCTGCCAGCGGCGCGCCCCGCCAGTGTCTGGGTGAGCCGCGCCGACGAGCGCGGCCATGACATGGCCGTCAAGCTGATCCTCGCGCTAGGCATGACGCCGGAAGCCGGCAACCATCCCTCCGGCGACGCCCTGATCGTGGTCACGCCGCTGGGCCTGGACGCCACCACCTGCGCGCTGCAGGAAGGACTTGACCCGGCCCGCGTAATCGCCATCGACACCCTGCTGCCGTTCGAAGCCACCAAGCGCCGCACGCTGATGACCACGCCGGCCACGTCAGCCGCCATGCGCGAGGCCGCGCATGGCCTGTTCGGCAGCGACGGCGTGCCCGTGACCGTGATCCGCGACTCGGCCGGCTTCGTGGCCCAGCGCATCATCAGCTGCATCGTGAACATCGCCAGCGACATCGCGCAACAGCGCATTGCCACGCCGGTGGACATCGACCTCGCCGTCAACCTCGGCCTGGGCTACCCCAAGGGCCCGCTGGCGCTGGGCGACGTGATCGGCCCGCACCTGGTACTGACCGTGCTGCGCAACCTGGAACGCCTGACCGGCGACATGCGCTACCGCCCTAGCCCGTGGCTGTGGCGCCGCGCCGGCCTCAAGCTGTCGCTGCTGGCCGAAGAGCAGTAA
- a CDS encoding glutathione S-transferase: protein MLKLCGFAASNYYNKVKLALLEKNLPFEEELAWIGKTDLDATPLGKVPYMITDHGPLCESEVLDAYIEATYPQAPLLPASPYEAAKVRELVTFLELYLELTVRELYPEAFFGGKVSDGVKERQKKLLERYIPAFAKLAKFSPYLAGDTFTLADCAAVVHFPLISSCTKIIYGTDMLADLPVKEYLKRMSERPTVQKVNEDRKANTELMLSGRK, encoded by the coding sequence ATGCTGAAGCTCTGTGGTTTTGCCGCCAGCAACTACTACAACAAGGTCAAGCTGGCCTTGCTGGAAAAGAACCTGCCCTTCGAGGAGGAGCTGGCCTGGATCGGCAAGACCGATCTCGACGCCACGCCCCTGGGCAAGGTGCCCTACATGATCACCGATCACGGCCCGCTATGCGAGTCCGAAGTACTGGACGCCTACATCGAGGCGACCTACCCGCAAGCGCCGCTGCTGCCCGCCAGCCCCTACGAGGCGGCCAAGGTGCGCGAACTGGTGACTTTCCTGGAGCTGTACCTGGAGCTGACCGTGCGCGAGCTTTACCCTGAAGCGTTTTTCGGCGGCAAGGTCAGCGACGGCGTCAAGGAACGCCAGAAAAAGCTGCTGGAGCGCTATATCCCCGCCTTCGCCAAGCTGGCGAAGTTCTCGCCCTACCTGGCGGGCGACACCTTTACGCTGGCGGACTGCGCCGCGGTGGTGCACTTTCCGCTGATCTCGTCTTGCACCAAGATCATCTACGGCACGGACATGCTGGCCGACCTGCCGGTCAAGGAGTACCTCAAGCGCATGTCGGAGCGCCCGACGGTGCAGAAGGTGAATGAGGATCGCAAGGCGAATACCGAGCTGATGCTGAGCGGCCGGAAGTAA
- a CDS encoding pyridoxal phosphate-dependent aminotransferase, with translation MPTNHSAQPGTLAPLTPPASRLPKVGTTIFTVMSALAAERNAVNLGQGFPDFDCDPKIVDAVAHAMRSGLNQYPPMAGVPKLRQAIAGKIGKLYGHAYDWDSEITVTAGATQGILTTILCAVHPGDEVIVLEPCYDSYIPAIEMAGGKVVSVALDAPHFHIPFDRLAAAITPRTRMLLINTPHNPTGTIWRAGDMDRLAGLLAGTDILLLSDEVYEHMVFDGQPHQSVSRHPELARRSFVVSSFGKTYHVTGWKVGYVAAPAALSAEFRKVHQFNVFTVNTPVQHGLADYMADPAPYLDLAAFYQAKRDFFRAGLAATRFKLLPSDGTYFQCVDYSAISDMSEADFSMWLTREIGVAAIPVSAFYSQPRESGVVRFCFAKKEETLALALARLKAL, from the coding sequence ATGCCCACGAACCACTCCGCCCAGCCCGGCACCCTTGCTCCCCTCACGCCGCCGGCTTCGCGCCTGCCCAAGGTCGGCACCACCATCTTTACCGTGATGTCGGCGCTGGCCGCCGAGCGCAATGCCGTCAACCTCGGCCAAGGCTTCCCGGATTTCGACTGCGACCCGAAGATCGTCGATGCCGTCGCGCACGCCATGCGCTCTGGCCTGAACCAGTACCCGCCGATGGCAGGTGTGCCCAAGCTGCGCCAGGCCATCGCCGGCAAGATCGGCAAGCTGTACGGCCATGCCTACGACTGGGACAGCGAGATCACGGTCACCGCGGGCGCCACCCAGGGCATCCTGACCACCATCCTGTGCGCCGTGCATCCGGGCGATGAAGTGATCGTGCTGGAACCCTGCTACGACAGCTACATCCCCGCGATCGAAATGGCCGGTGGCAAGGTGGTGTCGGTGGCCCTTGACGCGCCGCACTTCCACATCCCCTTTGACCGCCTTGCCGCCGCTATCACGCCGCGCACGCGGATGCTGCTGATCAACACGCCGCACAACCCCACCGGCACCATCTGGCGCGCCGGCGACATGGATCGCCTGGCCGGACTGCTGGCCGGCACCGACATCCTGCTGCTGTCAGACGAGGTGTACGAGCACATGGTGTTCGACGGCCAGCCGCACCAGTCGGTATCGCGTCACCCCGAGCTGGCACGCCGCAGCTTCGTGGTGTCGAGCTTCGGCAAGACCTACCACGTGACTGGCTGGAAAGTGGGCTATGTGGCCGCGCCGGCCGCGCTCTCGGCCGAGTTCCGCAAGGTGCACCAGTTCAATGTGTTCACGGTAAACACCCCGGTGCAGCATGGCCTGGCCGACTACATGGCAGACCCGGCGCCCTACCTGGACCTGGCGGCCTTCTACCAGGCCAAGCGCGACTTCTTCCGCGCCGGGCTGGCCGCCACGCGCTTCAAGCTGCTGCCGTCGGACGGCACCTACTTCCAGTGCGTGGACTACTCCGCCATCTCGGACATGAGCGAGGCGGATTTCTCGATGTGGCTCACGCGCGAGATCGGCGTGGCGGCGATTCCGGTTTCGGCGTTTTACTCGCAGCCGCGGGAGTCTGGGGTGGTGCGCTTCTGTTTTGCCAAGAAGGAAGAGACGCTGGCGCTGGCCCTGGCGCGGTTGAAGGCGCTGTAA